A stretch of Fusarium poae strain DAOMC 252244 chromosome 2, whole genome shotgun sequence DNA encodes these proteins:
- a CDS encoding hypothetical protein (SECRETED:SignalP(1-19)~CAZy:GH11) translates to MVSFTYLLAAVSAVTGAVAAPNPTKVEAQSPSGLLEKRTSPTTGVNNGFYFSFWTDTPSAVTYTNGNGGQFTMNWNGNRGNHVGGKGWNPGAARTIKYSGNYNPNGNSYLAVYGWTRNPLVEYYIVENFGTYNPSSGAQKKGEINIDGSIYDIAVSTRNCAPSIEGDCKTFQQYWSVRRNKRSSGSVNTGAHFNAWAQAGLRLGSHDYQILAVEGYQSSGQATMTVSG, encoded by the exons ATGGTTTCCTTCACCTACCTTCTTGCCGCCGTCTCGGCCGTCACTGGCGCTGTCGCTGCCCCCAACCCTACCAAGGTCGAAGCTCAGTCTCCTTCTGGTCTCCTCGAGAAGCGAACCAGCCCTACAACCGGTGTCAACAATGGTTTCTACTTCTCCTTCTGGACCGACACTCCCAGCGCCGTCACCTACACCAACGGCAACGGCGGCCAGTTCACCATGAACTGGAACGGCAACCGTGGTAACCACGTCGGTGGCAAGGGATGGAACCCTGGTGCTGCTCG CACCATCAAGTACTCCGGTAACTACAACCCCAACGGTAACAGCTACCTCGCTGTTTACGGCTGGACCCGCAACCCTCTCGTTGAGTACTACATCGTCGAGAACTTCGGCACCTACAACCCCTCTTCCGGTGCTCAGAAGAAGGGTGAGATCAACATCGATGGATCCATCTATGACATTGCTGTCAGCACTCGCAACTGTGCTCCTTCCATCGAGGGTGACTGCAAGACCTTCCAGCAGTACTGGTCTGTCCGCCGCAACAAGCGATCCAGCGGATCCGTCAACACTGGTGCTCACTTCAACGCCTGGGCTCAGGCTGGTCTCCGCCTCGGAAGCCACGACTACCAGATTCTTGCTGTTGAGGGTTACCAGAGCTCTGGCCAGGCTACCATGACTGTCTCTGGCTAA
- a CDS encoding hypothetical protein (TransMembrane:4 (o12-31i43-65o100-120i132-157o)) — protein MVMDLRGREVIAVQWTLLLVAFGVIIARLYLRLVLQRRRLLASDYFMCAGWCTAAASACFDIVFYKMGTMRKGVTLGLVGFEGIAQEASKFYKLYHFSDYPFHTTFYLSKAALLSVYLQVFPDFMVKRRRFLWAVITYVAASYTTTILFLSLVLAYMETLGLVGRRLLD, from the exons ATGGTGATGGATCTGCGAGGCCGAGAAGTCATT GCTGTACAGTGGACTCTTCTTTTGGTTGCCTTTGGGGTCATCATAGCTCGACTTTACTTGCGGCTGGTACTACAGAGACGACGTCTTCTTGCAAGCGACTATTTTATGTGTGCTGGATGGTGTACAGCTGCCGCATCGGCATGTTTCGACATTGTGTTTTACAAAATGGGCACGATGCGTAAGGGTGTCACGCTGGGCTTGGTCGGCTTCGAGGGAATAGCTCAAGAAGCCTCGAAGTTTTACAAG CTCTATCACTTTTCTGATTATCCATTTCATACAACATTCTACTTATCAAAAGCAGCCCTATTGTCTGTATATCTACAAGTATTTCCCGACTTCATGGTAAAACGGAGACGATTCTTGTGGGCCGTCATTACATATGTCGCTGCGTCTTACACCACAACGATATTGTTTCTCAGTCTCGTGCTTGCCTACATGGAGACACTG GGCCTTGTCGGACGAAGGTTGCTCGATTGA
- a CDS encoding hypothetical protein (SECRETED:SignalP(1-17)~CAZy:AA3_2~CAZy:AA3~CAZy:AA3_3), with protein MLVKPQLWLAFAAAAVAAPSQDAYDYIVVGGGTAGVAVAARLSEGLPSSKILLIEAGPEALDEPKINIPGLKGTTLGTKYDWNFTTVPQTGANDRVWPINRGKVLGGSSALNLMTYDRAAAAEYDSWEALGNPGWNWKTMIKAMIKSETFTGKNTATYGSKGVGDSGPVQAVINRVIPKHQESWIPTLNKLGVRKNLESLGGDPLGVMYQPSSIDPANYKRSYSANAYDEISGSNLEIAADTTVAKINLSPPNGNKKAVATGVTLTDGTIIKASREVILSAGSIQSPPLLEQSGIGSKSVLAAASIKQIIDLPGVGENLQDHLRIMSSYQLKPQFTSIDIFKSNATFAAEQMALWNAGKQSLYDYTGSAYTFSTWKQALGSDTKLLSLAKEAVAKDGSKVDKKKLDFFKDASIPQVEVIFSDGYTGVKGYPAATSPLFGKGFVSLIAVVMHPLSRGSVHINPSDPAGKPIINPNYLSNGHDVEAVTQAVKYNRKIANTEPMRSIWDDEYEPGLDVKTDEQLKEYALRTTLSIFHPTGTCAMLPKKDGGVVDAKLKVYGTENLRVVDASIMPLLISAHIQTAVYGIAEKAAEFIIEAAK; from the exons ATGCTTGTCAAACCCCAGTTGTGGCTTGCAtttgctgcagctgcagTCGCGGCTCCGTCTCAAGACGCATATGACTAT ATCGTCGTTGGAGGTGGCACTGCAGGTGTAGCTGTCGCTGCTCGCCTCAGTGAAGGCCTCCCATCCTCCAAGATCCTGCTTATCGAAGCTGGTCCTGAGGCACTTGATGAGCCAAAGATCAATATCCCCGGTCTCAAGGGTACAACCTTGGGAACAAAGTACGACTGGAATTTCACCACTGTCCCCCAGACTGGTGCCAATGATAGGGTCTGGCCTATCAACCGTGGCAAGGTCTTGGGCGGAAGCTCCGCCCTCAACCTCATGACCTACGATCGTGCGGCTGCTGCCGAATACGATAGTTGGGAAGCCCTGGGTAACCCGGGATGGAACTGGAAGACAATGATCAAGGCCATGATCAAGTCAGAGACCTTCACTGGCAAGAATACCGCTACATATGGTTCCAAGGGTGTCGGCGACAGTGGCCCGGTTCAGGCTGTTATTAACCGTGTCATCCCCAAACACCAAGAGTCGTGGATCCCAACTCTCAACAAGCTCGGTGTCCGAAAGAACCTCGAATCTCTCGGAGGCGACCCGCTGGGTGTTATGTACCAGCCTAGCAGCATTGACCCTGCCAACTATAAACGATCATACAGCGCTAATGCGTACGATGAGATCTCTGGCTCTAACCTCGAGATTGCTGCCGATACCACTGTAGCCAAGATCAATCTGAGTCCCCCCAATGGCAACAAGAAGGCTGTCGCCACTGGTGTCACTCTTACTGACGGtactattataaaagctagcCGCGAGGTCATCCTCTCTGCTGGATCCATCCAGAGTCCGCCCTTACTTGAGCAGTCCGGTATCGGAAGCAAGTCTGTCCTCGCAGCTGCCAGCATTAAGCAAATCATCGACCTTCCTGGGGTTGGAGAGAACCTTCAAGATCACCTTCGTATCATGAGTTCTTACCAGCTTAAGCCTCAATTCACTTCCATTGACATCTTCAAGAGTAATGCTACCTTTGCTGCAGAGCAAATGGCGCTTTGGAACGCTGGTAAACAGTCACTGTATGATTATACTGGCAGCGCCTACACCTTCTCGACCTGGAAGCAGGCCCTCGGTAGCGATACCAAGTTGCTTTCTCTTGCCAAGGAGGCTGTTGCGAAGGATGGTAGCAAGGTTGACAAAAAGAAGCTTGACTTCTTCAAGGATGCATCTATTCCCCAAGTTGAGGTCATCTTCTCTGATGGCTACACCGGTGTTAAAGGCTATCCTGCTGCTACATCACCTCTCTTTGGAAAAGGCTTTGTTTCTCTTATCGCCGTCGTCATGCACCCTCTGAGCCGCGGTAGTGTCCACATCAACCCTTCTGATCCCGCTGGCAAGCCCATCATCAACCCCAACTATCTGAGCAATGGTCATGACGTCGAGGCTGTCACTCAAGCTGTGAAATACAACCGCAAGATTGCAAACACTGAGCCTATGCGTTCTATTTGGGATGATGAGTATGAGCCGGGCTTAGATGTCAAGACTGACGAGCAGCTCAAGGAGTATGCTCTTCGCACTACACTCAGCATCTTCCATCCTACTGGAACATGTGCCATGCTTCCCAAGAAGGATGGCGGTGTTGTCGACGCCAAGTTGAAGGTGTATGGAACTGAGAACCTCCGCGTCGTTGATGCCAGCATCATGCCGCTCTTGATCTCAGCACATATCCAGACCGCTGTATATGGCATTGCCGAGAAGGCTGCCGAATTCATCATCGAAGCTGCGAAGTAA
- a CDS encoding hypothetical protein (TransMembrane:7 (o20-41i53-75o95-119i131-151o174-199i211-235o241-265i)) — protein sequence MATVEPPNPLPPDENVGPALLGVSGTCLALVIITTSIRLWVRSALRSMGPDDYTIAIVTLLGIARFGVQVAQVEIGNGRHRWYLDDENYMRNNMLGWFAQILLFASICLLKISILLLLLRIKDSRRVKYAAWGIMAGLFITNFGCILILLAECKPISAYWTGVGDCWDPRVRIYYIYATIAFSIITDLLCSLLPVFVIWSVKLPTKTKLSVWALMSLGLVATGFGIARASSLGVITSDLSWVYAITAIWSNLELYLGIVGANLALGRSIYGYFFKDRSHSQVGSSYGYDNGPRSTTTSGNLRIPGSGPFRSGQTCLPSQGQESEISLVDQTKKQQPSTWYADANTDDDNPPGVTEHGRGNVH from the exons ATGGCCACAGTGGAACCGCCGAACCCGCTGCCACCAGACGAAAACGTGGGACCAGCCTTGCTGGGCGTATCTGGGACGTGCCTCGCCCTTGTGATCATCACCACTAGTATTCGGCTATGGGTCAGATCAGCCCTGCGGTCAATGGGTCCCGACGACTACACCATTGCAATTGTCACACTTCTCGGTATAGCACGATTCGGCGTACAAGTCGCCCAGGTCGAGATCGGCAATGGACGGCACAGATGGTACCTCGACGATGAGAACTACATGCGCAACAACATGCTTGGATGGTTCGCCCAGATCCTTCTCTTCGCCAGCATATGTCTTCTCAAAATATCCATTCTACTACTTTTGTTGCGTATCAAAGATTCACGACGGGTTAAATATGCGGCTTGGGGAATAATGGCTGGTCTGTTCATAACCAATTTCGGCTGCATCCTTATCCTGCTTGCGGAATGCAAACCTATTAGCGCCTATTGGACCGGCGTAGGCGATTGTTGGGATCCGCGCGTTCGCATTTACTATATCTATGCTACCATTG ctttttcgATTATTACAGACCTCCTGTGTTCTTTGTTACCGGTTTTCGTCATCTGGAGTGTCAAGCTACCAACGAAGACGAAGCTTTCTGTCTGGGCCCTGATGAGTTTGGGACTTGT TGCAACTGGCTTCGGTATTGCTCGAGCATCTTCACTAGGTGTGATAACATCAGATCTAAGTT GGGTTTATGCCATTACAGCAATATGGTCCAACCTTGAACTCTATCTAGGCATCGTCGGTGCCAATCTTGCACTTGGAAGATCGATTTACGGGTATTTCTTCAAAGACCGCAGCCACTCCCAAGTTGGCTCCTCATATGGTTATGACAACGGTCCCAGGTCAACGACTACATCAGGGAACCTAAGAATACCTGGTTCAGGTCCCTTCCGATCAGGACAGACATGTTTACCATCGCAGGGTCAGGAGAGTGAAATCTCGTTAGTGGACcaaacaaagaaacaacaaCCGTCCACTTGGTATGCTGATGCAAATACGGACGACGATAATCCGCCAGGAGTCACTGAGCACGGTAGAGGGAACGTTCATTAA
- a CDS encoding hypothetical protein (SECRETED:SignalP(1-18)~CAZy:GH6) → MTAYKLFMAAAFAATALAAPVEERQSCNNGVWAQCGGQNWSGTPCCTSGNKCVKVNDFYSQCQPGSADPSPTSTIVSATTTKATTTNGGGSVTSPPPVATNNPFSGVDLWANNYYRSEVSTLAIPKLSGAMATAAAKVADVPSFQWMDTYDHISFMEDSLADIRKANKAGANYAGQFVVYDLPDRDCAAAASNGEYSLDKDGKNKYKAYIAKIKGILQDYSDTRILLVIEPDSLANMVTNMNVPKCANAASAYKELTIHALKELNLPNVSMYIDAGHGGWLGWPANLPLAAELYGQLYKDAGKPSRLRGLVTNVSNYNAWKLDTKPGYTESNPNYDEQKYIHALSPLLEQQGWPGAKFIVDQGRSGKQPTGQKAWGDWCNAPGTGFGLRPSANTGDALVDAFVWVKPGGESDGTSDTSAARYDYHCGIDGAVKPAPEAGTWFQAYFEQLLKNANPSFL, encoded by the exons ATGACGGCCTACAAGCTTTTCATGGCTGCTGCCTTTGCAGCTACTGCTCTCGCAGCTCCAGTTGAAGAGCGTCAGTCTTGCAACAATGGAGTCTG GGCTCAATGTGGTGGCCAGAACTGGAGCGGTACTCCATGCTGCACCAGTGGAAACAAGTGTGTCAAGGTCAACGATTTCTACTCCCAGTGCCAGCCTGGCTCCGCAGACCCTTCTCCCACAAGCACCATTGTCAGCGCCACAACTACCAAGGCCACCACCACTAACGGTGGAGGCTCTGTTACTTCGCCTCCTCCCGTTGCCACCAACAACCCCTTCTCTGGCGTTGATCTGTGGGCCAACAACTACTACCGCTCCGAAGTCAGCACTCTGGCTATTCCCAAGCTGAGCGGTGCCATGGCTACTGCTGCCGCCAAGGTCGCCGATGTTCCTTCTTTCCAGTGGAT GGATACTTATGACCACATCTCCTTCATGGAGGACTCTCTTGCCGATATCCGCAAGGCCAACAAGGCTGGTGCCAACTATGCCGGACAATTCGTCGTCTACGATCTCCCTGACCGTGACTGTGCTGCCGCCGCTTCCAACGGAGAGTACTCCCTTGACAAGGATGGCAAGAACAAGTACAAGGCATACATTGCCAAGATCAAGGGCATCCTCCAGGACTACTCTGACACTCGCATCCTTCTCGTCATTG AGCCTGACTCTCTTGCTAACATGGTCACCAACATGAACGTTCCCAAGTGCGCCAACGCTGCCAGCGCTTACAAGGAACTCACCATCCATGCCCTCAAGGAGCTCAACCTTCCCAACGTCTCCATGTACATTGACGCTGGTCACGGTGGCTGGCTCGGATGGCCTGCCAACCTTCCTCTTGCCGCTGAGCTCTACGGCCAGCTTTACAAAGATGCCGGCAAGCCATCTCGCCTCCGAGGTCTCGTCACCAACGTCTCCAACTATAACGCCTGGAAGCTCGACACCAAGCCCGGCTACACCGAGAGCAACCCCAACTACGACGAGCAGAAGTACATCCACGCTCTGTCTCCTCTTCTGGAGCAGCAGGGCTGGCCCGGTGCCAAGTTCATCGTCGACCAGGGCCGATCTGGTAAGCAGCCCACTGGCCAGAAGGCTTGGGGTGACTGGTGCAATGCTCCCGGAACTGGATTCGGTCTCCGACCTTCTGCCAACACTGGCGATGCCCTCGTCGATGCTTTCGTCTGGGTCAAGCCTGGTGGTGAGTCTGATGGTACCTCTGATACCAGTGCTGCTCGCTACGACTACCACTGCGGTATCGACGGCGCTGTCAA GCCCGCTCCTGAGGCTGGAACCTGGTTCCAAGCTTACTTCgagcagcttctcaagaacgCCAACCCCTCTTTCCTGTAA